The sequence TTCTGGAGAGAAAAGTGAGAGAAAGCGGCGTCGCTGGAGAGGTCGCGAGGGACTTCACGTGGGTTGAGGTTTAGATCCGCCTTCTAAGGTCCGCCGGCTTCAAGACCAACGCTATGCCGAAAATTACCAGCAAGGCCAAGATTACCCCGGGGAGGAGGTCAGCGGTCATGTAGTCTTTCAATTCTCCCAGAGTCTTATTGCAACGCACGTGAGAAACTACCGTTTGGCAAAGCCCCACGCTTTCAATTCTCCCAGAGTCTTATTGCAACAAGCCAAACTTCCTGTTTAACCCCCGAAACAAAGCTAACTTTCAATTCTCCCAGAGTCTTATTGCAACTGGCCTTGGCTACGCCTACAAGGTTTACAACGAAAAGCTTTCAATTCTCCCAGAGTCTTATTGCAACCCGTGTCAAAGTCATCAAAGAACTCGAACACTTGCTCTTTCAATTCTCCTAGAGTCTTATTGCAACCGGGAGGGATTATTTGCATGTCGGGCTCTGGTTCCTCCTTTCAATTCTCCTAGAGTCTTATTGCAACGTTGTACTTGGGTCGTGGTCTGGGACTGAGACTGACCTTTCAATTCTCCTAGAGTCTTATTGCAACCGATGCCCGCGCCAACGAAGAGCTTGAAGTACGCTCTGTAAACTTTCAATTCTCCTAGAGTCTTATTGCAACAGCACACCGAATCGCCACGGCCATCACGCTCCACCACTTTCAATTCTCCTAGAGTCTTATTGCAACCGGACGATAAGGGGCTGGAGTATGATTACTACCTCAGCTTTCAATTCTCCTAGAGTCTTATTGCAACTCCCTGTCCACAATCGTGGGGGTGGTTAATGTCCCCGCTTTCAATTCTCCTAGAGTCTTATTGCAACGTTTGGAACGCGGTAAATGTGGATTGGTGATAACAACTTTCAATTCTCCTAGAGTCTTATTGCAACAATCAGCGCTTAGGATTTTAGCTAACGCGTCTTTGACTTTCAATTCTCCTAGAGTCTTATTGCAACCCTCAAACATAGTGGCAAGCTCGTGGTAGAAACCCCCTTTCAATTCTCCTAGAGTCTTATTGCAACTAAGCACAGCGCGGTCCTTGTGGGCCTTCTGGAAAAACTTTCAATTCTCCTAGAGTCTTATTGCAACCTGCAAGCGGGACGATGAAAATCACGATAAAGAGGGTTGGCTTTCAATTCTCCTAGAGTCTTATTGCAACTCACCCCACCGTCGCGTATTGCACCACCAACCCGACTCTTTCAATTCTCCTAGAGTCTTATTGCAACATCCAAAACCCTAATAGCACATTACCAAGAGATTTTCTTTCAATTCTCCTAGAGTCTTATTGCAACCTTTAACTTCCCTCCATAAAGTATCCAATAAATATTCTTGGCTTTCAATTCTCCTAGAGTCTTATTGCAACCCAAAACAGGGAAAAAGAAAAGCAGGAATGTAAGCTCTTTCAATTCTCCTAGAGTCTTATTGCAACCCCCGCCGTATCATCCTTTACCTTCCACTGATTCTCCTCCTTTCAATTCTCCTAGAGTCTTATTGCAACATATGCTCATAAGGCTCGACGGTCGGCGGGTTGGATGCTTTCAATTCTCCTAGAGTCTTATTGCAACACGCGGTACGCAATACCTCCGCACGGCCCTTCCCCCTCCTCACTTTCAATTCTCCTAGAGTCTTATTGCAACCTCGATCTTGATGTATATCTCCGTCCCCTTTGCGATCTTTCAATTCTCCTAGAGTCTTATTGCAACAAATGAACAGGGTCGTAAAGTAATCTATGTCCTCCTCTTTCAATTCTCCTAGAGTCTTATTGCAACAGATAAGCGTCAGTGGCCGCGTCAGTGCCGATCTTCCTTTCAATTCTCCTAGAGTCTTATTGCAACGTGATTATATCGAGTTTTTGATGGGCTTTTCTGCCTTTCAATTCTCCTAGAGTCTTATTGCAACAGGGCGGAAAATCCGCCCGTTTCCCCAACAAAAGGCTATAAGCACTCGAATATTTAAGCTTTTCTAGAAATCTCCCCAAAAGCTGTGTGAAGAGCCGTTAGATTGGGGCTGCAAGCGGCCCCAACTGCCAAACAATCCCCTTAGAAAACCGGGGGGACACAGTGAACATCAAAGTACATGAGGTCTATCGAGCTCTAAATCGAGAGTATTCTGAGTAGTTCTTCTCCAATCTTCCACAATAATGAAAAACAGCATTTTCAACAGGGTTTAAGACCAGCAGAGGGTCAGGCTTCCCCCATTCACATTTCCGTAAAAAAATTCGTTATAAAGATCAGCCCAAACTATAACAGAACGTTACAATATCAAAAGAGCAAAAATCGATTTCCAAAACCCGAATAAGGCCCCATCTGGCAAAATTTACGGCCAAAAACTAAAGTTTTGAAAAATAAAGTTCCTGAACGTGATACCAAGAGAAAAGGCTCAGAGCCTTCCGTTCTCCTTCAGCCACTCGCCGTACTTGACGAGGGCGTAGACTGCATCAACGCCGTCCTCGACGGTCTCGTAGACGGGGACGCCCGCTTCCTTCTCGATTCTTCTGGCGATCCTGTGCGGGTACTCGCCACCGGGAGCAACGAAGACTATCGGCTTGCCGTACTCCCTCATCCTCGCGACGGCATCAACGATTCCCTCGTCGAGGGCCGGGCTCTGGAAGAGCGCTATGACAACTAGGACGTCAACGTTCGGGTCTTCCAGAGCATAGCGCATGGCAACCTCGTACCTGCTCGACGGGGCGTCGCCGATGATGTCTATCGGGTTCTTGTAGCTCATGTGCTCGGGGAGCTCACCCTTCTCTATGGACTCCGCGAACTTCTTATTGGTCCCCTCACTGAGCTCGGCGAGCTTCATGCCGCTCTCAAGCAGGCCGTCGCTCATCATGACCCCTGCTCCACCGCCGTTGGTGACTATCGCCACGCGGTTGCCCTTCGCGGGCCTCTGCATGGCCAAAGCCTTGGCGTAGTTGAAGAGCTGGCGCATGCTCTTGGCGCTCAGGACGCCCGTCTGCTCGAAGGCGGCCTCGTATATTTTGAATGAGCCCGCAAGGGAGCCGGTGTGGCTCGCGGCCGCTTTTGCTCCAGCCTCAGTCCTTCCCGCCTTGAGAATGATGATGGGCTTCTTGAGCGTGACCTCCTTGGCGACGTTGAAGAACTTCCTTCCGTCCTTGACGCCCTCGATGTAGCCGGTGATGACGCCGGTTTTCGGGTCATCGCCGAGATATGCCATGAAGTCGCTCTCGTCGAGGTCGGCCATGTTACCAAGGCTGATGAACTTGCTCATGCCTATCTCGTGGCTCGCGGCCCAGTCGAGAATTGCCGCACCGAAGGCACCGCTCTGGCTCATGAAGGCGACCTTTCCGAAGGGCGGCCTGGCCTGCCTCTCCGGCGGGTTGAAGTTGCAGTCAAAGCCGTTCTCAAGGTTGGTGACGCCGAGGCAGTTCGGGCCGACGACGCGGATGCCCCACTTCCTGGCGCGCTTCACGAGCTCCTCCTCAAGGTCGGCCCTTCCAGCTTCCTTGAAGCCGGCAGAGATAACGACGGCGCCCTTGACACCCTTCTCGCCGCACTCGTCGATGACGTCTGGGACGAACTTAGCGGGAACGGCTATGACCGCGACGTCGACTTCGTCAGGTATGTCCTTAATGTTCTTGTAAACCGGGAACTTCTTCCCGTTTATCTCGATTTCACCACCCTTGACGTTGACTGCATAGATTTTGCCATCAAACCGGAGCGTTATGGAGCGCATTATGGAGTTGCCGATCTTCCCGGGCACGTTGGAAGCGCCTATAAGGGCGACGCTCCTGGGATAAAACAGGAAGTCAAGGTTCGGAGCCTCCACATTGTCCACCTCCGAAAGTTTTTCGGGAGTCAATATTTAAGCCTTCCTCCCTATGGGGGTACATCCGGGAACATGGATATTTTATCCATATAGATTGTCAGACAGAAAACTGCCTTTACATATATAAAGTTAACTGCCACAGAGTTGCCGGAACCCCGGAGTAGACACCAAAGCAAAAGAGTTAAATTCCAGAACGTTCAAAAAACCGTTAGAACGTTTAAATTGGGTGGTGGTCATGGCAAAAGTGAAAGTCATAACAGACCCAGAAGTGATAAAGTTAATGCTGGAGGACACAAGGAGGAAGATACTGGCCCTGCTGAGGAACAGGGAGATGACGATCTCTCAGCTCAGTGAGATACTGGGGAAGACACCCCAGACAGTTTACCACCACATCGAAAAGCTCAAGGAGGCAGGGCTGGTCGAGGTCAAAAGGACAGAGATGAAAGGCAACCTCGTCGAGAAGTACTACGGGAGGACGGCCGACGCGTTCTACATCAACCTGTACCTCGGAGACGAGGAGCTCCGCTACCTCGCCCGCTCAAGGCTCAAGACCAAGCTTGACATTTTCAAGGCTCTTGGATACGAGTTCGATGATGAGGAGCTCCTAGACGTCATGGACAAACTCCTGGAGAAAGAGCACGAGTTCAAGACAGAGATATCCAAGGAGATAGAGACCAACGAGGAAGCCCTGAAGGACTTCTCTAATGAAGACATAATACACGCCATCGAGTGGCTCGCAATGGCCAAAATGGGCCGCGACAAAGAGAGTATAGAGCTCCTTCAGAAGCTCGGGAAAATACTTAAAAAGTGACGCCCAAATTGGAAGCGATGGGCCATGGCAAAGGGAATAAGGCTTCTTGTCTTGGACGTTCTCAAGCCCCACCAGCCTATGGTGACTGATCTGGCCTTAGGGCTGAGCGAGCTGGAGGGTGTGGATGGAGTTAACATAACCCTTGTAGAAATAGACAAGGAAACAGAGAACGTCAAGATAACAGTCGTTGGAGATGACCTCGACTACGAAGAGATCGTTCAGACCATAGAAGAGTTTGGAGGGGTTGTCCACAGCATCGATATGGTCGCCGCGGGAAGAAGAATAGTAGAGGAGGAAGAAACTCCCCAGGACAAGCTGGAGGAGTATTGAGTTGAGGGAAGTTCTAATCATTACCGAGGCCGAAAAGGTCAAAGCGCTCTCTGAGGAGACCAGGTTTAGGATTCTCCAGCTCCTCAGGGAGCGCCCCATGACCATTAACGAACTCAGCAACATCTTGGGAAAGGACAGAACGACAATCTACCGCCATATAAAGATGCTTGAAAACGCGGGACTCGTGGAGGAGCTCGAAACCCCGGGAAACGAGAAAATTTACGCGAGAAGCGCAAGGATTTTCCTAATAAAGGCAGACCCCGATGAGAGTGTCGAAGAGTTCAGGCAGGCGTATCTGCAGATAGAGGCGAAGAAACTCGTTCAGATCCTGGAGAAAGCAGGGTTTAAGATAAAAGATAAAGATGCCCTCGAAAAGCTAGCAAAGGAAGTTTTGAATGAGATCGAAGTAAATTCCCAACCAATAATAAAGAAAATCTCCCAGGCGGGAGTTGAACTCACTGAGATAGAGCTCTTCCACCTCCTCAACATGCTCGTATTCCTCCAGAGCTGTGAGCTTTGCGAAAAGGCAAAGGAACTCAACAAGCTACTTCAATTCTGAGATCCGTAGGTGATCTTGCTCTTACTTATCTCATTGTTTATGTTATTTGAAAGAAAATCTGTAACATAGCGTAACAGCCCAAGCAACCCGTTCAAGGCAGTAACCTTCGTTGCGAACCACGACACGGACATAATCCGGAACAAGTATCCTGCTTACGCCTTCATCTTCACCTACGAGAGCCAGCCGACGATATTCTACCGCGACTACGAGGAATGGCTCAACAAGGATAAGCTCAAGAACCTCACTGGATACACGACCACCTCGCCGGCGGGAGCACGAGCATAGTCTACTACGACAGCGACGAGCTGATATTCGTGAGGAACGGCTACGGCGACAGGCCCGGGCTCATAACCTACATTAACCTCGGCAGCGACTGGGCCGAGAGGTGGGTGAACGTTGGCTCGAAGTTCGCCGGCTACACCATCCATGAATACACTGGAAACCTCGGCGGTTGGGTCGACAGATACGTCCAGTACGACGGCTGGGTCAAACTCACAGCCCCACCCCACGATCCGGCCAACGGCTATTACGGCTACTCAGTCTGGAGCTATGCGGGACTAGGTTGACGTCTTTTCTTAATTTTCTTGCTTGTTCATAATATTTCCAAAAACGCCAAAGGAAAGGCCTAGATACTATAACCAACTACATGAGAAGCCCCAGAATTTGCCATAAATCAAATATAAAATCGTAAATTAAAAATACTTAATGATCGTAAAATTTATAAAAACGCGCTGCTAACAACATTGAGAAGGTGAAACCTCATGCGGCG is a genomic window of Thermococcus guaymasensis DSM 11113 containing:
- a CDS encoding acetate--CoA ligase family protein, encoding MEAPNLDFLFYPRSVALIGASNVPGKIGNSIMRSITLRFDGKIYAVNVKGGEIEINGKKFPVYKNIKDIPDEVDVAVIAVPAKFVPDVIDECGEKGVKGAVVISAGFKEAGRADLEEELVKRARKWGIRVVGPNCLGVTNLENGFDCNFNPPERQARPPFGKVAFMSQSGAFGAAILDWAASHEIGMSKFISLGNMADLDESDFMAYLGDDPKTGVITGYIEGVKDGRKFFNVAKEVTLKKPIIILKAGRTEAGAKAAASHTGSLAGSFKIYEAAFEQTGVLSAKSMRQLFNYAKALAMQRPAKGNRVAIVTNGGGAGVMMSDGLLESGMKLAELSEGTNKKFAESIEKGELPEHMSYKNPIDIIGDAPSSRYEVAMRYALEDPNVDVLVVIALFQSPALDEGIVDAVARMREYGKPIVFVAPGGEYPHRIARRIEKEAGVPVYETVEDGVDAVYALVKYGEWLKENGRL
- a CDS encoding winged helix-turn-helix domain-containing protein; this encodes MAKVKVITDPEVIKLMLEDTRRKILALLRNREMTISQLSEILGKTPQTVYHHIEKLKEAGLVEVKRTEMKGNLVEKYYGRTADAFYINLYLGDEELRYLARSRLKTKLDIFKALGYEFDDEELLDVMDKLLEKEHEFKTEISKEIETNEEALKDFSNEDIIHAIEWLAMAKMGRDKESIELLQKLGKILKK
- a CDS encoding DUF211 domain-containing protein — its product is MAKGIRLLVLDVLKPHQPMVTDLALGLSELEGVDGVNITLVEIDKETENVKITVVGDDLDYEEIVQTIEEFGGVVHSIDMVAAGRRIVEEEETPQDKLEEY
- a CDS encoding ArsR/SmtB family transcription factor, with the translated sequence MREVLIITEAEKVKALSEETRFRILQLLRERPMTINELSNILGKDRTTIYRHIKMLENAGLVEELETPGNEKIYARSARIFLIKADPDESVEEFRQAYLQIEAKKLVQILEKAGFKIKDKDALEKLAKEVLNEIEVNSQPIIKKISQAGVELTEIELFHLLNMLVFLQSCELCEKAKELNKLLQF